In one window of Camelina sativa cultivar DH55 chromosome 15, Cs, whole genome shotgun sequence DNA:
- the LOC104745006 gene encoding glycosyltransferase-like KOBITO 1, with translation MKSSHHHRAPLISSSSSSSSSSSSSNHSFVSRLLLLLTLLPVSLACLAFILQWRGGGLADPASASVRSSTSVPGGSDLNHEVFPGMETVSSVSPKAHHSSSSDCSNLARSSSPSFPYYGDWKFGVDTNLKPKICITTSTSAGLDQILPWMFYHKVLGVSTFFLFVEGKAATPSISKVLESIPGVKVIYRTKELEEKQAKSRIWNETWLSSFFYKPCNYELFVKQSLNMEMAIVMARDASMDWILHLDTDELIYPAGAREYSLRRLLLDVPPNVDMVIFPNYESSVERDDIKDPFTEVSMFKKNYDHLPKDTYFGMYKEATRNNPNYFLTYGNGKSVARVQDHLRPNGAHRWHNYMKTPNEIKLEEAAVLHYTYAKFSDLTSRRDRCGCKPTKEDVKRCFMLDFDRSAFIIASTATEEEMLSWYREHVVWGDKEVKTKLLRKGILTRIYSPMVVIQALKESGVFSSVVSSVSTNLSKKKFLSSMHKSNSSRSTASESLPAKENKSEGISARHLLGAESAVPPQSPPGMEHAKFFTEE, from the exons ATGAAATCGAGTCACCATCATAGAGCTCCActgatttcatcttcttcatcatcatcatcttcttcttcttcatcaaaccaCTCTTTCGTCTCTaggctccttcttcttcttacattaCTTCCAGTTTCTCTTGCTTGTCTCGCTTTTATCCTCCAATGGCGAGGCGGTGGTTTAGCCGATCCTGCATCTGCTTCTGTTCGTTCCTCTACCTCGGTTCCTGGCGGTTCCGATCTCAATCACGAGGTCTTTCCCGGCATGGAGACTGTTTCATCTGTCTCCCCTAAGGCTCAccattcttcttcctccgacTGCTCTAATCTAGCTCGCagctcttctccttctttcccTTACTATGGTGATTGGAAGTTTGGTGTTGATACTAACTTAAAGCCTAAG ATATGTATTACGACTAGTACATCAGCTGGATTGGATCAGATTCTACCATGGATGTTCTACCATAAGGTTCTTGGCGTCTCCACGTTTTTTCTTTTCGTAGAAGGGAAAGCTGCTACTCCGAGTATTTCAAAAGTTTTGGAGTCTATTCCC GGGGTTAAGGTAATATACAGGACGAAAGAGCTTGAGGAGAAGCAGGCAAAGAG CCGGATTTGGAATGAGACGTGGCTGTCGTCTTTCTTTTATAAGCCCTGCAATTATGAGTTATTTGTCAAACAATCTCTCAACATGGAAATGGCTATTGTCATGGCAAGG GATGCGAGCATGGATTGGATACTTCATCTTGACACAGATGAGCTAATATACCCAGCAGGTGCTCGTGAGTACTCATTGAGACGGTTGCTGCTTGATGTTCCTCCAAATGTGGATATGGTTATATTTCCAAATTAT GAAAGCAGCGTAGAACGAGATGATATCAAGGATCCTTTCACAGAG GTGTCAATGTTCAAGAAGAATTACGATCATCTTCCTAAAGATACATATTTCGGAATGTACAAAGAAGCAACACGAAATAACCCAAACTACTTTTTGACTTATGGTAATGGCAAATCAGTTGCTCGGGTTCAAGATCACCTCCGTCCAAATGGAGCACACAGATGGCATAATTACATGAAAACTCCCAA TGAGATCAAATTGGAGGAGGCTGCTGTCCTACACTACACGTATGCAAAATTTTCGGACTTAACATCCAGGCGTGATCGATGTGGCTGCAAGCCTACAAAAGAAGATGTGAAAAGATGCTTTATGTTGGACTTTGATAGATCT GCATTTATAATTGCGTCGACAGCAACTGAAGAAGAAATGTTAAGCTG GTACCGTGAACACGTTGTATGGGGAGACAAAGAGGTGAAGACAAAACTTCTTAGGAAGGGTATTCTGACTCGCATTTATTCACCAATG GTTGTTATACAAGCATTAAAAGAATCTGGTGTCTTCAGCTCGGTCGTCTCATCAGTTTCTACAAATCTCTCAAAGAAAAAGTTCTTATCATCAATGCACAAAAGCAACTCATCCAGGTCTACTGCATCTGAGTCCCTTCCAGCAAAGGAAAACAAGTCTGAAGGCATCTCTGCAAGGCACCTTCTTGGGGCTGAATCAGCAGTCCCTCCTCAATCGCCACCTGGGATGGAACACGCTAAATTTTTCACAGAGGAATAG
- the LOC104745007 gene encoding V-type proton ATPase subunit E2-like, with product MNDADVSQQIQQMVRFIRQEAEEKANEISISAEEEFNIERLQLLESAKRKLRQDYDRKLKQVDIRKRIDYSTQLNASRIKYLQAQDDIVTSIKASAAKDLLRVSNDKNNYKKLLKSLIIESLLRLKEPSVLLRCREMDKKIVESVIEDAKRQYADKAKVGSPKITIDDKVFLPPPPNPKLPDSHDPYCSGGVVLASQDGKIVCENTLDARLDVAFRQKLPQIRTRLVGAPETSRA from the exons atgaatgaTGCGGATGTGTCACAGCAGATACAGCAGATGGTCCGGTTCATCCGGcaagaagcagaagagaaaGCAAACGAGATCTCCATCTCCGCCGAGGAGGAATTCAACATTGAGAGACTTCAGCTTCTTGAGTCTGCCAAGCGTAAGCTCCGTCAAGATTATGACCGCAAGCTCAAGCAGGTCGATATCCGCAAGCGAAT CGACTACTCCACGCAACTGAATGCAAGTAGGATCAAGTACCTTCAAGCACAAGACGACATTGTTACCTCCATCAAAGCCTCTGCAGCTAAGGATCTTCTCCGTGTCTCCAACGACAAGAACAATTACAAGAAGCTTCTCAAGAGTCTCATCATTGAG AGTTTGCTGCGCCTGAAAGAGCCATCAGTATTGCTGAGATGCAGAGAGATGGACAAGAAGATTGTTGAATCGGTTATTGAGGATGCTAAAAGACAGTACGCGGACAAAGCTAAAGTCGGGTCTCCTAAGATCACCATCGACGACAAGGTCTTCCTCCCTCCACCTCCTAATCCTAAGCTCCCTGATTCTCACGACCCTTACTG CTCTGGCGGGGTGGTCTTGGCCTCTCAAGACGGCAAGATTGTTTGCGAGAACACTTTAGATGCACGCCTTGACGTCGCCTTCAGACAGAAGCTTCCCCAG ATCAGGACACGCCTGGTTGGAGCTCCTGAAACTTCCAGAGCATGA
- the LOC104745008 gene encoding BTB/POZ domain-containing protein At3g08570-like, producing MGIISDNSQSSSSSTPPAPSIFSSSFATRIFSDVEGDITIVVDGESFLLHKFPLVARCGKIRKMVAKMKESSSNLSYTELRDFPGGSKTFELAMKFCYGINFEITISNVVALRCGAGYLEMTEDFKEENLIARTETYLEQVAFRSLEKSVEVLCSCETLNPQDIAETAHIPERCVEAIAVNACREQLVLGLSRLNRGNESGENKRDCPEWWIEDLSALRIDYYARVVTAMAITGLRSESIIMSLMHYAQESLKGIRNCKERTKVDSGTIENEQRNVVEAIVSLFPNDKVPLSFLFGMLRVGSTIDVAISCRLELERRIAQQLETVSLDDLLIPVLREGDSMYDVDTVHRILVCFLKKIEDEVEYDEDHECYENETENLTGSTCHSSLLKVGRIMDAYLTEIAPDPCLSLHKFMSLVEILPDYARVMDDGLYRAIDMFLKGHPSLNEQECKSLCKFIDTRKLSQEACNHVAQNDRLPVQMVVRVLYSEQLRMKNVMSGDSGEGIVLSSQKLSSGNASGAVSPRDTYASLRRENRELKLEISRVRVRLTELEKEQILMKQGMMEKPGHGGTLLTSLSKGIGRISIFGGGPTEEKRRKANRKSRSRLERKTGRSRTESMF from the exons ATGGGTATTATCTCGGACAACTCTcaatcttcctcctcctctactCCTCCTGCTCCTTCCATCTTCTCCAGCTCCTTTGCCACTCG CATATTCTCAGATGTTGAGGGAGACATCACAATCGTTGTGGATGGAGAGTCCTTTTTACTCCACAAG TTTCCGCTGGTTGCTCGGTGTGGAAAGATTAGGAAAATGGTGGCAAAGATGAAGGAATCATCTTCGAACCTGTCGTATACAGAGCTCCGAGACTTTCCAGGTGGGTCTAAGACGTTTGAACTCGCCATGAAGTTCTGCTACGGGATCAACTTCGAGATTACAATCTCCAACGTGGTCGCTCTCCGCTGTGGAGCTGGTTATCTTGAGATGACTGAGGActttaaagaagagaatttGATCGCACGTACTGAGACTTACCTCGAGCAAGTTGCCTTTCGCAGTCTTGAAAAGTCTGTGGAAGTCCTCTGTTCTTGTGAGACACTTAACCCTCAAGACATTGCTGAAACTGCCCATATTCCTGAAAGGTGTGTTGAGGCCATCGCTGTGAATGCTTGCAGAGAGCAGTTAGTGTTGGGACTGTCACGGCTGAACCGAGGCAACGAGTCAGGGGAAAATAAGCGAGATTGTCCAGAGTGGTGGATTGAAGACCTCTCTGCTCTCAGGATTGACTATTACGCACGAGTTGTAACGGCGATGGCGATAACTGGTTTGCGGTCAGAGAGTATTATCATGTCTCTGATGCATTACGCTCAAGAATCGTTGAAAGGTATAAGAAACTGTAAAGAGCGGACCAAGGTTGACTCGGGTACGATTGAGAACGAGCAGAGGAATGTTGTTGAAGCCATTGTTAGCCTTTTCCCTAATGACAAAGTCCCATTGAGTTTCCTCTTCGGAATGTTGAGGGTAGGGAGTACCATAGACGTAGCCATCTCTTGCAGGCTTGAGCTCGAGCGGAGAATAGCTCAGCAGCTAGAAACAGTGTCTCTCGATGATCTACTCATACCTGTTCTCCGAGAGGGAGATTCAATGTATGATGTGGACACTGTCCATAGGATACTCGTTTGCTTTCTCAAGAAGATAGAGGATGAAGTGGAGTATGACGAAGATCATGAATGTTACGAGAATGAGACTGAGAATCTTACTGGCTCCACGTGCCATAGCTCATTACTGAAAGTGGGTCGGATCATGGATGCGTACTTGACAGAGATCGCACCAGACCCGTGTCTGAGTCTGCACAAGTTCATGTCATTGGTAGAGATATTGCCTGATTATGCACGTGTCATGGATGATGGGCTATACAGAGCTATTGATATGTTTCTCAAG GGGCATCCGTCACTGAACGAGCAAGAATGCAAGAGTCTCTGCAAATTTATAGACACTCGGAAGCTTTCACAGGAAGCATGCAACCACGTGGCTCAAAATGATCGGTTGCCAGTGCAGATGGTGGTTCGTGTCCTCTACTCAGAACAGCTGCGTATGAAGAATGTTATGTCCGGAGATTCAGGGGAAGGGATTGTGCTGTCGTCTCAGAAACTTAGTAGTGGGAACGCGAGCGGAGCTGTGTCTCCGAGAGACACTTATGCATCGCTGAGGAGGGAGAACAGAGAGCTGAAGTtggagatctcgagggtgagaGTGAGGCTGACTGAGTTAGAGAAGGAGCAGATTTTGATGAAACAAGGGATGATGGAGAAGCCAGGTCATGGTGGAACATTGCTGACCTCTCTTTCCAAAGGGATTGGTAGGATTTCGATATTTGGTGGAGGACCTACAGAAGAGAAGCGGCGGAAGGCTAACCGCAAGTCTAGGTCGAGGTTGGAGAGAAAAACCGGTAGGAGCCGAACAGAGTCTATGTTTTAG
- the LOC104745009 gene encoding ADP,ATP carrier protein 1, mitochondrial-like yields the protein MVDQVQHPTIAQKSAYQRPSMYQRHATYGNYSNAAFQFPPTSRMLATAASPVFVQAPGEKGFTNFALDFLMGGVSAAVSKTAAAPIERVKLLIQNQDEMIKAGRLSEPYKGIGDCFGRTVKDEGFGSLWRGNTANVIRYFPTQALNFAFKDYFKRLFNFKKDRDGYWKWFAGNLASGGAAGASSLLFVYSLDYARTRLANDAKAAKKGGGGRQFDGLVDVYRKTLKSDGIAGLYRGFNISCVGIIVYRGLYFGLYDSVKPVLLTGDLSDSFFASFALGWVITNGAGLASYPIDTVRRRMMMTSGEAVKYKSSMDAFAQILKNEGAKSLFKGAGANILRAVAGAGVLSGYDKLQLIVFGKKYGSGGA from the exons ATGGTTGATCAAGTTCAGCACCCCACTATTGCGCAGAAATCTGCTTACCAGAGGCCTTCTATGTACCAGAGGCATGCAACCTATGGAAACTACTCCAACGCTGCATTCCAGTTTCCTCCCACATCCAGGATGTTGGCCACAGCTGCATCTCCAGTCTTTGTCCAGGCTCCAGGAGAGAAAGGGTTCACTAactttgctcttgactttttgaTGGGAGGTGTTTCTGCTGCCGTCTCAAAGACTGCTGCTGCTCCCATTGAGCGTGTTAAGCTTTTGATCCAGAACCAGGATGAGATGATTAAAGCTGGCAGGCTCTCTGAGCCATACAAGGGTATTGGTGACTGTTTCGGCAGGACTGTGAAGGATGAAGGGTTTGGTTCTCTATGGAGAGGAAACACCGCCAATGTCATCCGTTACTTCCCCACCCAG GCCCTGAACTTTGCCTTCAAGGATTACTTCAAAAGACTTTTCAACTTTAAGAAGGACAGAGATGGTTACTGGAAGTGGTTTGCCGGTAACTTGGCATCTGGAGGAGCAGCTGGTGCCTCTTCCCTTCTGTTTGTGTATTCCCTTGACTACGCCCGTACCCGTCTTGCCAATGATGCCAAGGCTGCAAAGAAAGGAGGTGGTGGTAGACAGTTTGATGGTCTTGTCGATGTTTACAGGAAGACTCTCAAGTCTGATGGTATTGCTGGTCTTTACCGTGGATTCAACATCTCTTGTGTTGGTATCATTGTCTACCGTGGTCTGTACTTTGGACTTTATGACTCTGTGAAGCCTGTTCTCCTCACTGGTGACTTGTCG GATAGTTTCTTCGCTAGTTTTGCTCTTGGATGGGTCATCACCAATGGTGCGGGTCTTGCATCTTACCCCATTGACACTGTCCGCAGAAGAATGATGATGACGTCAGGCGAGGCTGTCAAGTACAAGAGTTCCATGGACGCCTTTGCCCAGATCCTCAAGAACGAAGGAGCCAAGTCACTCTTCAAGGGAGCTGGTGCCAACATTCTCCGTGCCGTTGCAGGTGCTGGTGTGCTTTCCGGTTACGACAAATTGCAGCTGATTGTCTTCGGTAAGAAGTACGGATCAGGCGGTGCCTAA
- the LOC104745010 gene encoding probable 2,3-bisphosphoglycerate-independent phosphoglycerate mutase 2, which yields MGSSGDVNWKLADHPKLPKGKTIGLIVLDGWGESDPDQYNCIHKAPTPAMDSLKNGRPDTWRLIKAHGTAVGLPSEDDMGNSEVGHNALGAGRIYAQGAKLVDLALASGKIYEDEGFKYISEAFEKGTVHLIGLLSDGGVHSRLDQVQLLLKGFAERGAKRIRVHILTDGRDVLDGSSVGFVETLEADLAALRSKGVDSQVASGGGRMYVTMDRYENDWTVVKRGWDAQVLGEAPHKFKSALEAVKTLRAEPGANDQYLPPFVIVDDSGKAVGPIVDGDAVVTFNFRADRMVMHAKALEYEDFDKFDRVRVPKIRYAGMLQYDGELKLPSRYLVSPPLIDRTSGEYLAHNGVRTFACSETVKFGHVTFFWNGNRSGYFNEKLEEYVEIPSDSGISFNVQPKMKALEIAEKARDAILSGKFDQVRVNLPNGDMVGHTGDIDATVVACEAADLAVRTILDAIEKVGGIYVVTADHGNAEDMVKRDKAGKPALDKEGKLQILTSHTLKPVPIAIGGPGLSAGVRFRQDIETPGLANVAATVMNLHGFVAPSDYETSLIEVVDK from the exons ATGGGTAGTTCCGGCGACGTTAACTGGAAACTTGCGGACCACCCTAAGCTTCCTAAGGGTAAAACAATCGGATTAATTGTTCTCGATGGATGGGGTGAATCTGATCCTGATCAATACAATTGCATCCATAAAGCCCCAACTCCTGCCATGGATTCTCTTAAAAAC GGGAGACCTGATACATGGAGGTTGATCAAAGCCCACGGTACTGCCGTTGGTCTTCCAAGCGAAGACGATATGGGAAACAGTGAAGTTGGCCACAATGCTCTTGGAGCCGGGAGAATTTACGCTCAAGGTGCTAAGCTTGTTGATCTCGCCCTTGCTTCTGGGAAAATCTATGAAGATGAAGGTTTCAAATACATCTCTGAAGCTTTTGAGAAAGGTACCGTGCATCTTATTGGTCTTTTAAGTGATGGTGGTGTTCACTCACGTCTCGATCAAGTTCAG TTGCTGCTAAAGGGTTTCGCAGAACGTGGTGCTAAGAGAATCCGCGTTCATATTCTTACTGATGGTCGTGATGTTTTGGATGGTTCTAGTGTTGGCTTTGTTGAAACTCTTGAAGCTGACCTTGCTGCTTTACGTTCGAAAGGTGTTGATTCTCAGGTTGCATCTGGTGGAGGTCGTATGTATGTCACAATGGACCGTTATGAG AATGATTGGACTGTTGTGAAACGTGGGTGGGATGCTCAAGTCCTTGGAGAAGCTCCCCACAAATTTAAAAGCGCTCTTGAAGCAGTTAAGACACTGAGAGCTGAACCTGGTGCTAATGACCAGTATTTGCCTCCGTTTGTCATTGTTGATGACAGCGGAAAGGCTGTTGGTCCAATTGTTGATGGCGACGCAGTTGTTACATTCAATTTCCGTGCTGATAGAATGGTCATGCATGCAAAGGCCCTTGAATATGAAGATTTCGATAAGTTTGATCGTGTGCGTGTCCCAAAGATACGTTACGCAGGAATGCTCCAATATGATGGAGAGCTAAAGCTCCCTAGCCGCTATCTTGTTTCCCCACCATTGATCGATAGAACTTCTGGTGAATATCTGGCACACAATGGAGTTCGTACTTTTGCTTGCAG TGAGACTGTGAAGTTTGGCCATGTCACCTTCTTTTGGAATGGCAACCGCTCTGGATATTTCAATGAAAAGTTAGAAGAGTACGTTGAGATTCCAAGTGATAGTGGAATATCATTCAACGTCCAGCCAAAGATGAAAGCACTGGAGATTGCCGAGAAAGCAAGGGATGCTATCCTTAGTGGCAAGTTTGACCAG GTGCGTGTTAACCTGCCAAATGGAGACATGGTGGGTCATACTGGTGATATTGACGCAACTGTTGTTGCCTGTGAAGCTGCTGATCTTGCTGTGAGG ACAATCCTTGATGCCATAGAAAAGGTAGGAGGGATATATGTTGTGACTGCTGATCACGGAAATGCTGAGGACATGGTCAAAAGAGACAAAGCCGGCAAGCCTGCTCTTGATAAGGAAGGGAAGCTTCAGATTCTCACCTCTCACACCCTGAAACCA GTGCCAATTGCCATTGGAGGTCCTGGCTTGTCAGCAGGAGTTAGGTTCAGACAGGATATCGAGACACCTGGGCTTGCGAATGTAGCAGCGACAGTGATGAACCTCCATGGCTTTGTAGCCCCGAGCGACTATGAGACAAGTCTGATTGAAGTAGTCGACAAGTGA
- the LOC104745011 gene encoding uncharacterized protein LOC104745011: MGFLLCCLQVLLLFLSLSSIHHLQAQSPPPQPNASSSSSLDALLQDYSFRAFVRPRTGILYEGTVPSNLTGIKLAAIRLRSGSFRKRGVTPFKEFSIPTGVIVKPYVTRLVLVYQNLANFSHLYYPLSGYDYVAPVLGLLAYDAKNLSATNLPELDLKVSNDPIRIDFSDLERIPQGSSAKCVRFDSQGVASFSDSIQPGNTCETEHQGHFSVVVKSVASAPSPAPPGDEDRKKEKEKKKKKKSSDSNSKTWIIVGSVVGGLLLLGLLLFLVLRCRNYKKQEKMREMERAGETGEALRMTQVGETRAPTATTTRTQPMLETEYAA, from the coding sequence ATGGGGTTTCTTCTCTGTTGTCTCCAGGTGCtgcttctgtttctctctctttcctcgATTCATCATCTACAAGCTCAATCTCCTCCACCACAACCCAatgcgtcttcttcttcgtctcttgaTGCTCTTCTCCAAGATTACTCTTTTAGAGCCTTTGTTCGTCCTCGTACCGGCATTCTCTACGAAGGTACTGTTCCTTCCAATTTGACTGGGATCAAACTCGCTGCCATTAGACTCAGAAGCGGAAGCTTTAGAAAACGTGGAGTCACTCCTTTTAAAGAGTTCTCTATCCCTACAGGAGTTATCGTCAAGCCGTATGTGACAAGGCTTGTCCTTGTTTATCAAAACCTAGCTAATTTCTCTCACTTGTATTACCCTTTGTCTGGTTATGATTATGTCGCACCTGTGTTGGGTCTTCTCGCTTACGATGCCAAGAATCTCTCTGCTACTAATTTGCCAGAGCTTGATTTGAAAGTCTCTAATGATCCCATCAGAATCGATTTCTCTGATCTGGAACGAATCCCACAAGGGTCTAGTGCTAAGTGTGTTAGATTTGATTCACAAGGTGTTGCGAGTTTTAGTGACTCGATTCAGCCTGGTAACACATGCGAGACTGAGCATCAGGGACATTTCTCTGTTGTGGTTAAATCTGTTGCATCTGCTCCGAGTCCAGCTCCTCCAGGGGATGAGGAtaggaagaaagagaaggagaagaagaagaagaagaagagctctgATTCCAATTCAAAGACTTGGATCATCGTTGGGTCGGTGGTTGGTGGATTGTTACTGTTGGGGCTTTTGCTGTTTTTGGTATTGAGATGTCGAAATTACAAGAAGcaagagaaaatgagagagatggagagagctGGAGAGACAGGGGAAGCTCTGAGGATGACTCAGGTCGGTGAAACTAGAGCACCTACTGCTACTACTACTCGTACACAACCCATGCTTGAAACGGAATACGCAGCTTAG
- the LOC104745012 gene encoding NADH dehydrogenase [ubiquinone] 1 alpha subcomplex subunit 1, translating into MSLVWMEALLPLGIIGGMLCIAGNSQYYIHKAYHGRPKHIGHDEWDVAMERRDKKVVEKATVPSS; encoded by the exons atgtcGTTGGTATGGATGGAAGCGTTGTTGCCTCTCGGAATCATCGGTGGAATGCTATGCATCGCTGGAAATTCCCAGTACTACATCCACAAAGCTTACCATGGCCGT CCGAAGCACATCGGCCACGATGAATGGGATGTAGCTATGGAAAGACGCGACAAGAAGGTCGTCGAGAAAGCTACAGTTCCTTCCTCATGA
- the LOC104745014 gene encoding KH domain-containing protein At3g08620, giving the protein MSGLYNYNFSPSRAASPLIRTTSDVDSQYLSQLLAEHQKLGPFMQVLPICSRLLNQEIFRVSGVMPNQGFTDFDRLRHRSPSPMASPSLMSNLPGAGLSGWNGLPPERIGGPHGMAMEWQGAPASPSSYIVKRILRLDLPVDTYPNFNFVGRLLGPRGNSLKRVEATTGCRVFIRGKGSIKDPDKEEKLRGKPGYEHLNEQLHILIEADLPVDIVELKLRQAQEIIEELVKPVDESQDYIKRQQLRELALLNSNLRENSPGPSGSISPFNSNAMKRPKTGR; this is encoded by the exons ATGTCTGGTCTGTATAATTACAACTTCTCACCTTCTAGAGCCGCTTCTCCCCTGATTAGAACTACCTCCGATGTGGACAG TCAATACTTATCCCAATTGTTAGCAGAGCATCAAAAGCTTGGACCTTTCATGCAAGTCTTACCCATATGTAGCCGACTCTTAAATCAAG AAATTTTCCGTGTCTCCGGAGTGATGCCCAACCAAGGGTTTACCGATTTTGATAGGTTGAGGCATCGAAGTCCTAGTCCAATGGCTTCACCAAGTCTTATGTCTAATCTTCCCGGTGCTGGATTAAGTGGTTGGAATGGTCTTCCACCAGAG AGAATAGGTGGTCCTCATGGAATGGCAATGGAGTGGCAAGGTGCGCCTGCTAGCCCAAGTTCATACATAGTGAAGCGTATCTTGCGTTTAGATCTTCCAGTTGATACCTATCCGAAT TTCAATTTTGTGGGAAGGCTTCTTGGTCCAAGAGGGAACTCGTTGAAGCGAGTAGAAGCAACTACTGGTTGCCGTGTGTTTATTAGAGGGAAAGGATCAATTAAGGATCCTGACAAG GAAGAGAAACTGAGAGGGAAGCCTGGCTATGAGCATCTCAATGAGCAGCTGCATATCCTCATTGAGGCTGATCTTCCTGTTGATATAGTGGAATTAAAGCTGCGGCAGGCCCAAGAGATTATCGAGGAGTTGGTCAAACCTGTG GATGAGTCACAGGATTACATCAAGAGGCAGCAGTTGCGAGAGCTCGCGTTGCTAAACTCAAACTTGAGAGAAAATAGCCCAGGGCCAAGCGGTAGCATCTCTCCTTTCAATTCAAATGCAATGAAACGCCCCAAAACCGGGCGCTAA
- the LOC104745013 gene encoding protein RETICULATA-RELATED 2, chloroplastic-like, whose protein sequence is MAAMVAKLRLSAKPDQSSVRLPRVINLSRDPTTKVSFPRNGSVSSLYTNTSSPKLTFPCAGGGAGNIGNHGGGTGGGGGGGYGGLGGEGEEEGSSSWGPVAMFLQGWRSRVAADSQFPFKVLMEMLVGVSANVLGDMASRPNFGLNELDFVFSTLVVGSILNFTLMYLLAPSAISHGSSNLLPGIFRSCPSSHMFEQGSFTVMNRFGTLVYKGMVFATVGLAAGLVGTAISNGLVKLRKKMDPSFETPNKPPPTLLNSLTWATHMGVSANVRYQTLNGAEFLLEKSLPPLVFKTGVIALRVVNNVLGGMSFVVLARMTGSQSVEEKIEMSEKEKDD, encoded by the coding sequence ATGGCAGCTATGGTGGCAAAGCTTCGTTTATCAGCGAAACCGGATCAGAGTAGTGTACGATTGCCGAGAGTGATCAACCTCTCCCGCGATCCAACCACTAAAGTCTCGTTTCCACGAAATGGATCGGTTTCTTCACTTTACACCAATACCTCTTCTCCAAAATTAACATTTCCATGCGCCGGAGGTGGTGCTGGAAACATAGGTAATCACGGCGGTGgaaccggaggaggaggaggaggaggttatGGAGGTTTAGGgggtgaaggagaagaagaaggatcgtCTTCATGGGGACCAGTAGCGATGTTCTTACAAGGATGGAGATCACGAGTTGCAGCTGATTCTCAATTCCCTTTCAAGGTACTAATGGAGATGCTGGTTGGAGTTAGCGCCAATGTGCTTGGTGACATGGCTTCACGCCCTAACTTCGGATTGAACGAGCTAGACTTCGTCTTCTCCACACTCGTTGTAGGTTCGATTCTCAATTTCACACTCATGTACCTCTTAGCTCCCTCTGCAATATCTCATGGCTCCTCCAATTTACTTCCTGGAATCTTTAGAAGCTGTCCTTCGAGCCATATGTTTGAACAGGGTAGCTTCACTGTTATGAACCGTTTTGGGACTCTTGTGTACAAAGGAATGGTTTTTGCAACCGTGGGGTTAGCTGCAGGTCTTGTTGGAACTGCCATCTCTAATGGGTTGGTTAAGCTAAGGAAGAAAATGGACCCGAGCTTCGAAACGCCGAACAAGCCGCCTCCGACGCTGTTGAATTCTTTGACTTGGGCAACGCATATGGGAGTGAGCGCCAATGTGAGGTACCAAACGTTGAATGGTGCTGAGTTCTTGCTGGAAAAGTCGTTGCCGCCATTGGTGTTTAAGACAGGTGTGATAGCTTTGAGGGTTGTGAACAATGTTTTGGGAGGAATGTCGTTTGTTGTGTTGGCGAGGATGACTGGATCACAGTCCGTGGAAGAGAAGATAGAGATGtcagagaaggagaaggatgaTTGA